The following are encoded in a window of Pseudomonas graminis genomic DNA:
- the tauA gene encoding taurine ABC transporter substrate-binding protein — protein MKLLNPLRALAALSLAGSVLFAQAADFTVAYQTTVDPAKVAQADGAYEKATGSKISWRKFDNGADVITAIASGDVQIGYLGSSPLTAAATRKVPVETFLIATQIGAAEALVARNGSGINGPQDLIGKKIAVPFVSTGHYSLLAALKYWKIDPAKVTILNLAPPAIAAAWKRGDIDATYVWDPALGVAKETGKVLITSGELAKVGAPTFDAWIVRKDFADKHPEIVKAFAKTTLDAYAAYRKDPAAWLADASNVDKLVKLSGAKPGDIPGLLQGNVYPLAADQVTELGAPTTDAITKTAAFLKEQGKVDAVLADYTPYVSAKFVTP, from the coding sequence ATGAAACTGCTCAACCCTTTACGCGCTCTGGCGGCCTTGTCCTTGGCCGGCTCCGTGCTCTTCGCCCAGGCCGCTGACTTCACCGTCGCCTACCAGACCACCGTGGACCCGGCAAAAGTCGCTCAGGCCGATGGCGCCTATGAAAAGGCGACGGGCTCGAAGATTTCATGGCGCAAATTCGATAACGGCGCGGACGTGATCACGGCGATCGCGTCCGGTGATGTACAGATCGGCTATCTCGGCTCGAGCCCTCTCACAGCGGCGGCAACGCGCAAAGTACCGGTGGAAACCTTTCTGATCGCCACCCAGATCGGCGCTGCCGAGGCGCTGGTTGCGCGTAATGGCTCCGGTATCAATGGCCCACAGGATCTGATCGGCAAAAAGATCGCCGTGCCGTTTGTGTCCACCGGCCACTACAGCCTGCTGGCGGCCCTGAAGTACTGGAAGATTGATCCGGCGAAAGTGACCATCCTCAATCTCGCCCCACCGGCCATTGCGGCAGCATGGAAGCGCGGCGACATCGACGCCACTTACGTCTGGGACCCGGCGCTCGGCGTGGCCAAGGAGACCGGCAAAGTGCTGATCACGTCGGGCGAGCTGGCGAAAGTCGGCGCGCCGACCTTTGATGCGTGGATCGTGCGCAAGGACTTCGCTGACAAACACCCGGAAATCGTCAAAGCCTTCGCCAAAACCACCCTCGACGCCTACGCCGCGTACCGCAAGGATCCAGCGGCCTGGCTGGCCGACGCCAGCAACGTCGACAAGCTGGTGAAGTTGTCCGGCGCCAAACCTGGCGACATCCCCGGCCTGTTGCAGGGCAACGTCTACCCGCTGGCGGCCGATCAGGTAACTGAACTGGGCGCGCCGACCACCGACGCCATCACCAAGACCGCCGCGTTCCTCAAGGAACAGGGCAAGGTCGACGCAGTGCTAGCTGATTACACCCCTTACGTGAGCGCGAAGTTCGTCACCCCGTAA